Proteins encoded within one genomic window of Anopheles gambiae chromosome 3, idAnoGambNW_F1_1, whole genome shotgun sequence:
- the LOC4578299 gene encoding uncharacterized protein LOC4578299 isoform X1 — protein sequence MGKVVVLVLSIIIGLATQQAMAKEKHIKYTEKDLLRKSIVYDKNTPDVFYCPVNKPTGMDKMIVRSRPLHKLCEHEGKPLPAHYKSDCYNDVDESNYACKEKYRIMMRLNPPGSDAPFNGQRLSRFMDMDDDMKRIKSKKH from the exons ATGGGCAAGGTCGTGGTACTAGTTCTCAGCATCATTATCGGTCTAGCTACCCAGCAGGCGATGGCAAAGGAAAAACACATCAAGTACACCGAAAAAGATCTGCTACGAAAGTCGATCGTGTacgacaaaaacacacccGATGTCTTCTACTGCCCCGTGAACAAACCCACCGGAATGGATAAGATGATCGTGAG GTCTCGTCCGCTTCACAAGCTCTGCGAGCACGAGGGAAAACCGCTGCCAGCGCATTACAAATCTGACTGCTACAATGATGTCGACGAGTCGAACTACGCATGCAAGGAGAAGTACAGAATAATG ATGCGTCTGAATCCGCCCGGTAGTGACGCTCCGTTCAATGGACAGCGTTTGAGCAGATTTATGGACATGGATGACGATATGAAGCGCATCAAGTCGAAGAAACATTAA
- the LOC4578299 gene encoding uncharacterized protein LOC4578299 isoform X2 — protein sequence MGKVVVLVLSIIIGLATQQAMAKEKHIKYTEKDLLRKSIVYDKNTPDVFYCPVNKPTGMDKMIVRSRPLHKLCEHEGKPLPAHYKSDCYNDVDESNYACKEKYRIMKRFAKDNVEI from the exons ATGGGCAAGGTCGTGGTACTAGTTCTCAGCATCATTATCGGTCTAGCTACCCAGCAGGCGATGGCAAAGGAAAAACACATCAAGTACACCGAAAAAGATCTGCTACGAAAGTCGATCGTGTacgacaaaaacacacccGATGTCTTCTACTGCCCCGTGAACAAACCCACCGGAATGGATAAGATGATCGTGAG GTCTCGTCCGCTTCACAAGCTCTGCGAGCACGAGGGAAAACCGCTGCCAGCGCATTACAAATCTGACTGCTACAATGATGTCGACGAGTCGAACTACGCATGCAAGGAGAAGTACAGAATAATG AAACGTTTCGCCAAAGATAATGTTGAGATCTAA